ATTCATGTTCTTTGCCTGCATAGTAACAGGAGGAAGTCTCCTCTTTCTCTACATTTTCGTCCCACAAACAGACTCTGCATCTTGGTATCCAATTGTAGGAATGATATTGGTTGGAATCCCATGGGCCTTTTGGCTTTTCACTTATTTATATAGATGCATCAAACCCAGCACCGACGCACAACTGAATGAGCAGGACAGCAGTCGTGCACCAACCCCACCTTTAGGCGGTGCAACAAACACAGAAAATTCACGGAGCCTAGAATCCCCGATTAACTCTCCGTGTAGTGGCGGCCAGCGCCGTGTGCATTTTGGGGCAGTCGTTGTGTTAGGAAATGAGGACAATAGTGCCCATGATACAGGACGTGATGTCTCGGAATCAAACCGTGCAACCGAATTGCAAGGCGTAACA
This genomic interval from Carya illinoinensis cultivar Pawnee chromosome 2, C.illinoinensisPawnee_v1, whole genome shotgun sequence contains the following:
- the LOC122301698 gene encoding uncharacterized protein LOC122301698; the protein is MVSNLEFVTLDSTTFPCTTIGGYLTTRKTRERLSSSSLSSMEERKGDARIYVISFMFFACIVTGGSLLFLYIFVPQTDSASWYPIVGMILVGIPWAFWLFTYLYRCIKPSTDAQLNEQDSSRAPTPPLGGATNTENSRSLESPINSPCSGGQRRVHFGAVVVLGNEDNSAHDTGRDVSESNRATELQGVTDEAKKLPVNGSGESEMPLTMSVPC